The following proteins come from a genomic window of Synechococcus sp. NB0720_010:
- the deoC gene encoding deoxyribose-phosphate aldolase, whose amino-acid sequence MRDLPDLAPLIDHALLDPHQGQEAILRCCDEAKHFGFAGVCLASRWLDLARERLGPSGGRGPKLISVIGFPFGAIPAEIKRQEAEWAAAAGADELDVVPDFGALADGNSSQFCEDLAPIAELGLPFKVILEVGRLSPEVLEWAVEASIDVGASMLKTGSGFGPAASLEQVKQLRQLARGRAAIKASGGISGLEQAYGLVEAGASRLGTSRGVALMEALRAKSA is encoded by the coding sequence GTGCGCGACCTGCCCGATCTCGCTCCCCTGATCGATCACGCCCTGTTGGATCCCCACCAGGGCCAGGAGGCCATCCTCCGCTGCTGCGATGAGGCCAAACACTTCGGCTTTGCAGGGGTCTGCCTGGCCTCCCGCTGGCTGGATCTCGCCAGGGAGCGGCTCGGTCCAAGCGGCGGGCGGGGCCCGAAGCTGATCAGTGTGATCGGCTTCCCCTTCGGCGCGATTCCCGCCGAGATCAAGCGCCAAGAGGCCGAATGGGCCGCTGCCGCCGGTGCCGACGAACTCGATGTGGTGCCGGACTTCGGGGCCCTGGCCGACGGCAACAGCAGTCAGTTCTGCGAGGACCTTGCCCCGATCGCCGAATTGGGGCTGCCCTTCAAGGTGATCCTGGAGGTGGGACGGCTGTCGCCCGAGGTTCTGGAGTGGGCCGTCGAGGCCAGCATCGATGTCGGCGCAAGCATGCTCAAGACCGGCAGCGGCTTTGGCCCGGCGGCCAGCCTTGAGCAGGTCAAACAGCTGCGGCAACTGGCCCGTGGCCGGGCCGCGATCAAAGCCTCCGGTGGCATCAGCGGACTCGAGCAGGCCTACGGCCTCGTCGAAGCCGGGGCCAGCCGGCTGGGGACCAGCCGGGGGGTGGCCCTGATGGAGGCCCTGCGGGCCAAGTCAGCGTGA
- the lipB gene encoding lipoyl(octanoyl) transferase LipB, protein MSSTTASPTRDAICFEPTGCVPFALAWDWQQQLQRRLLEDPDGPEAVLLLEHEPCYTLGRGADPGFLGFDPADPPAPLFRIDRGGEVTHHCPGQLVLYPVLNLQRHGADLHLYLRELEGVVIDLLAELGLEAGRLEGLTGVWLEGRKLAAIGVGARRWISQHGLALNVEADLAGFAEVVPCGIANREVGRLVDWRPELSAAALRPRLLETFARRFGLQLRAPTLQEQLQGW, encoded by the coding sequence GTGAGTTCAACCACGGCCTCGCCCACCCGCGACGCAATCTGTTTCGAGCCCACCGGCTGCGTTCCCTTCGCGCTGGCCTGGGATTGGCAGCAGCAGTTGCAACGGCGTCTGCTGGAGGACCCCGATGGGCCGGAGGCAGTGCTGCTGCTGGAGCATGAGCCCTGTTACACCCTCGGTCGCGGGGCCGACCCGGGGTTTCTGGGCTTTGATCCAGCCGATCCCCCCGCGCCGCTGTTTCGGATCGACCGTGGCGGTGAGGTGACCCACCACTGCCCAGGGCAGTTGGTGCTGTATCCCGTGCTCAACCTGCAGCGCCATGGCGCTGATCTGCACCTCTATCTGCGGGAGTTGGAAGGGGTGGTGATCGATCTGTTGGCGGAGCTGGGCCTGGAGGCCGGCCGCCTGGAGGGGCTCACAGGGGTTTGGCTGGAGGGCCGCAAGCTGGCCGCCATTGGGGTCGGTGCCCGCCGCTGGATCAGCCAGCACGGCTTGGCCTTGAACGTGGAGGCGGACCTCGCCGGTTTTGCCGAAGTCGTGCCCTGCGGGATTGCGAACCGGGAGGTTGGGCGGCTGGTGGATTGGCGGCCGGAGCTCTCGGCGGCGGCGCTGCGGCCACGGCTGCTGGAGACCTTCGCGCGTCGCTTTGGTTTGCAGTTGCGAGCCCCAACCCTGCAGGAGCAGCTCCAGGGGTGGTAA
- the recO gene encoding DNA repair protein RecO, with protein MSPEQRLEGLVLRSSPLGESDRLITVLSNEEGLIRLAAPGARKPKSSLAAAVPLAVLSLQVGGRSGLKRVRQLRVLRNFSHLAERLETLAAAQGLAEVALLLVPSGDAIEGLLEDLLVQLARLELVVKEKQDSMEALAISVQGLTHLLALGGYALPLAECCRSGEPLDPPLGNWDWRCSLLPSEGFVIGAVPGAQMMLNASELALLQRLLRPALPRKRDGTLMGPESVWLRLLQLLELWCREHLNRSARSWRMLRQCFDDGASSVAGRS; from the coding sequence GTGAGCCCAGAGCAACGGCTTGAGGGGCTGGTGCTGCGCAGCAGTCCCCTGGGCGAAAGCGACCGTCTGATCACGGTCCTCAGCAATGAGGAGGGCCTGATCCGACTGGCGGCCCCCGGCGCCCGCAAGCCCAAGAGTTCCCTGGCCGCCGCTGTGCCCCTGGCGGTCCTCAGCCTGCAGGTGGGGGGCCGAAGCGGCCTGAAGCGTGTGCGCCAACTGCGGGTGCTGCGCAACTTCTCCCACCTGGCGGAGCGGCTGGAGACCCTGGCCGCCGCCCAGGGATTGGCCGAGGTAGCTCTGCTGCTGGTGCCCAGTGGCGATGCGATCGAGGGTCTACTAGAGGACCTGCTGGTGCAGCTCGCCCGCCTGGAGTTGGTGGTCAAGGAGAAGCAAGACAGCATGGAAGCCCTGGCCATCAGTGTTCAGGGCCTCACCCACCTGTTGGCCCTGGGGGGCTACGCCCTGCCCCTGGCGGAGTGCTGCCGCAGCGGGGAGCCCCTGGATCCGCCCCTGGGGAATTGGGACTGGCGCTGCAGCCTGCTGCCCAGTGAGGGCTTCGTGATCGGCGCTGTGCCCGGCGCCCAGATGATGCTGAACGCCTCCGAGCTGGCCCTGTTGCAGCGGCTGCTGCGGCCGGCGTTGCCGCGCAAGCGGGATGGAACGCTGATGGGACCGGAGTCGGTCTGGCTCCGGTTGCTGCAGCTGCTGGAGCTCTGGTGCCGAGAACACCTCAACCGCAGCGCCCGGTCCTGGCGAATGCTGAGGCAGTGCTTCGACGATGGGGCATCATCGGTAGCCGGGAGGTCCTGA
- the hpf gene encoding ribosome hibernation-promoting factor, HPF/YfiA family: MKLVIHGRNLEVTPAIREYTEEKLKRATSHFDGMVKEADVHLSVARNPRVPQQTAEVTVFANGTVIRAQERSENLYASIDLVAGKLTRQLRRYKDRHGDHHHSHGHHASETPSVVEMAGDDSVSGSLLDGKEAGLPSRGVRRKYFSMPAMSLEEALHQLELIDHDFYLFRDAGSDELQVVYRRNHGGFGVIQAKD; the protein is encoded by the coding sequence ATGAAGCTCGTGATTCATGGCCGCAATCTGGAGGTCACTCCAGCCATCCGCGAGTACACCGAAGAGAAGCTCAAGCGCGCGACCAGTCATTTCGACGGGATGGTGAAAGAGGCGGACGTGCATCTCTCGGTAGCCCGCAATCCCCGGGTTCCGCAACAGACCGCCGAGGTGACGGTCTTCGCCAACGGCACCGTCATCCGCGCCCAGGAACGCAGCGAAAACCTCTACGCCAGCATCGATCTGGTGGCCGGGAAGTTGACGCGGCAGCTGCGCCGCTACAAGGACCGCCACGGCGACCACCACCACAGCCATGGCCACCACGCCAGCGAGACCCCCAGCGTGGTGGAGATGGCCGGCGATGACAGCGTCAGCGGATCTCTGCTGGACGGCAAGGAAGCCGGTCTTCCCAGCCGCGGGGTGCGCCGCAAGTACTTCTCGATGCCGGCGATGAGCCTCGAGGAGGCCCTGCATCAACTGGAGTTGATCGACCACGACTTCTATCTCTTCCGCGACGCCGGCAGCGATGAGCTGCAGGTGGTCTACCGCCGCAACCATGGAGGATTTGGCGTCATCCAGGCCAAGGACTGA